The segment CCTGTATGGGTTTTGAAAAGATGATCCCGAAGGCAGAACATCTTTCTGTATTTCTTCGTTTGCTTGCCCGCAGTGCAACAGGTCAGCCAATTACAACATACTCCAGTCATTTTCATAAACCACGAGAAGGGCAGGAGATGCATATTGTGATTGTTGATAATGGCAGAAGCAGGCAATTAGGTCGTGCTGATTTCAGAAATTCATTGAAGTGCATCCGTTGCGCTGCATGTTTTAATACCTGCCCTGTTTACAGGAGAAGCGGCGGACATAGTTATCATACTGCAGTTGCCGGTCCAATTGGTTCTATTCTTAATCCCAACATTGATATGCGTGCAAACGCCGATCTTCCGTTTGCATCTACACTTTGCGGCAGCTGCAGCAACGTGTGCCCCGTGAAGATCGACATTCATGATCAGTTATGGAAATGGCGACAGGTATTGGTTGCAGAAGGTTATGTTGATACAACAAAGAAAATTGGTTTGAAAGGAATGGCTTTTGTATTGGCAAGACCGGGACTTTATCGCTTTGCCGGTAAAGCAGGCCGTGCAATGATGCGGATGTTCCCGTGGTTGCTGAATAACAAACTCAATCCCTGGTACAAACAACGGGAGATGCCGGCACCTCCTAAAGAAAGCTTCCGTGATTGGTACATCAAGAATAAACAACAATGAGTGCAAGAGAAACGATATTAAAAGCCATTACGGCAAATAAACCAACATTGGTTGATCTGCCTGCAATTGATTTGGCAGATGTGATTCAATACACTGATCTGTTACAACAATACAAAACAGTCTTGCAAAGTATTGGTGGTGGTACGGTTGAATTACAAGACCTCAACTCATTAAAAGAAGAACTGGAAATAAAAAAAGCAAATGGTGATTTTGTAGTGAACAGGGTTGCTTCATTAGGAGAGGTTGAAGATTCGATTGAACACTTAACTGCAACTGATCTTGCTGCTGTTGATACAGCTTATTTGCAAGGAACCATTGCTGTAGCTGAGAATGGCGCTATCTGGCTATACGAAAGCCAGATGGGAAATCGCCTGCTGCCATTTATTTGCCAGCATTTAGTGATTGTGATTGAAAAGAAAAAAATTGTTCCCACCATGCATCACGCTTATCAGCAAATTGAAAATGCAAAAGAAGGCTTTGGTGTTTTCCTGGCTGGTCCTTCTAAAACAGCCGACATTGAACAATCGTTGGTGATCGGTGCACATGGCGCAAGAAGTTTGATCGTTTACATTGTTGGATGATAGAGTCAGGGATGACGCTGACTAAGACGGATGAAAATGGATAAGATCAGTGAAAATCAGCTCAAATCTGTGTCATCTGCGTATCTATATCTTCAGCACACACATTCGTTAGGGTATTAATTTTTTTCTGCTACTATTCTTTCTGTTTCTTTGTGCTCACTTGCTTTTTCGGCAACTTTTGCTTTAACCTTTTAATCCTTTGTTCATGCGTGTTTTGATTGCTTTTCTTTTTCTCTCTTTTTTCCACACAAGTGCAGTTGCACAGGTAGGTATCACAAGTCCTGATAAAAAAATTACCGTGCAGGTTTCTGTAAATAACGAAGGTGCTATTAAATACAGCGTACGATACATGGAGCAGGAAGTGCTTCGTTCCTCTTCATTAGGACTCACCACGTCAACCGTTGATTTTTCAAAAGGGAATAACCTGTTGCGTGCAACACCTGTGCAACAGGTGAACGATACTTACATGATGGTTTATGCCAAGAAAAAACAAAGCAATTACACTGCTAATAAACGCACAGTACAATTTAAAAATAAGAATGATGAAGCTTTGGATATTATTTTCCAGGTATCGAATGATGCAGTGTCATTCCGTTACCAGTTTAAAGCAAAAAATAATTTTAGCGATAACATCACCAATGAATTAACAAGTTTTCATTTTCCTTCAACAGCAAAAGCATGGTTACAACCCATGCAGGTTTCTAAAACAGGATGGGAGCAAACCAATCCTGCATATGAAGAGCATTACGTACAGGATATGCCCGTTGGTACAAAATCACCATCTGCTGCAGGTTGGGTATACCCGGCGTTATTTCACAGCAATGATGCGTGGGCATTAATTACGGAAGCTTCATTGGAAACAAGTGACTGTGCCACACGATTAAAAGCCGAATCACCTGATGGTGAATACAGCATCGGCTATCCCGACCCTCGTGAGATCATTACCGGTAAAGGACTGTTGCCCACATTTCAATCAACCTATACTTCTCCGTGGCGCATCATCACCATTGGCAGTCTTGCAACCATCATCGAATCAACTGCAGGAACTGACATGGCTAAACCATCAACAATAAAGAACAACTCCTTTATCATTCCCGGCAAATCTTCATGGAGCTGGATCAATTCCAAAGATGATTTCATTGTGTATGATGAACAGAAAAAATATATCGACTTTGCGGCTGCTATGAATTGGCAATATTGTTTAATTGACGCCGATTGGGACAGAAAGATCGGGTACGAAAAAATTAAAGAACTGGCTGATTATGCCAAGACAAAGAATGTGGGTTTACTGTTATGGTATAACTCAGCAGGCGATTGGAATACGGTAAAATATACACCACGAAATTTCCTGCTCACAACAGAAAGCCGTGCAAAGGAATTTCAACGTTTAAAAGACATGGGTATCAAAGGAGTAAAGATCGATTTCTTTGCAGGCGATGGACAATCGGTGATAGCGTATTATTTAGACATTTTAAAAGATGCTGCGAAATATGAGTTGCTGGTAAATTTTCATGGAGCAACGTTGCCGAGAGGATGGGCTCGCACTTATCCGCATTTAATGACAACCGAAGCTGTGCGTGGTTTTGAAATGATCACATTTGAACAAGCCGATGCAAATAAGGAAGCCACACATTGTACTATGCTTCCATTCACCCGTAATGCATTCGATCCAATGGATTTTACTCCGATGAATCTTTATAAAATTCAAACCAGGGTGCAGCGTAAAACAACATCGGCTTTTGAATTAGCAACATCGGTTTTATTTCTTTCAGGCATTCAACACTTCGCCGAATCACCTGCCGGCATGCAACAGGTGCCTGCAAAAATTCAGCAGTTTCTGAAAGATTTGCCAACCACTTGGGATGATGTAAAATTCATCGATGGTTTTCCGGGCAAGTATATAGTGATTGCACGTAAGTATAAAAACAAATGGTACATCGCCGGCATTAATGGTGAGCAAACAGAAAAACAACTTACACTTAACCTCGCCGCATTTGGCAAAAGAGGAACCTTG is part of the Lacibacter sediminis genome and harbors:
- a CDS encoding glycoside hydrolase family 97 protein, which produces MRVLIAFLFLSFFHTSAVAQVGITSPDKKITVQVSVNNEGAIKYSVRYMEQEVLRSSSLGLTTSTVDFSKGNNLLRATPVQQVNDTYMMVYAKKKQSNYTANKRTVQFKNKNDEALDIIFQVSNDAVSFRYQFKAKNNFSDNITNELTSFHFPSTAKAWLQPMQVSKTGWEQTNPAYEEHYVQDMPVGTKSPSAAGWVYPALFHSNDAWALITEASLETSDCATRLKAESPDGEYSIGYPDPREIITGKGLLPTFQSTYTSPWRIITIGSLATIIESTAGTDMAKPSTIKNNSFIIPGKSSWSWINSKDDFIVYDEQKKYIDFAAAMNWQYCLIDADWDRKIGYEKIKELADYAKTKNVGLLLWYNSAGDWNTVKYTPRNFLLTTESRAKEFQRLKDMGIKGVKIDFFAGDGQSVIAYYLDILKDAAKYELLVNFHGATLPRGWARTYPHLMTTEAVRGFEMITFEQADANKEATHCTMLPFTRNAFDPMDFTPMNLYKIQTRVQRKTTSAFELATSVLFLSGIQHFAESPAGMQQVPAKIQQFLKDLPTTWDDVKFIDGFPGKYIVIARKYKNKWYIAGINGEQTEKQLTLNLAAFGKRGTLTTDGETALSFSEKAITTKKKLDISMQAAGGFVIVLE
- a CDS encoding LutC/YkgG family protein, which gives rise to MSARETILKAITANKPTLVDLPAIDLADVIQYTDLLQQYKTVLQSIGGGTVELQDLNSLKEELEIKKANGDFVVNRVASLGEVEDSIEHLTATDLAAVDTAYLQGTIAVAENGAIWLYESQMGNRLLPFICQHLVIVIEKKKIVPTMHHAYQQIENAKEGFGVFLAGPSKTADIEQSLVIGAHGARSLIVYIVG